Below is a window of Zymoseptoria tritici IPO323 chromosome 12, whole genome shotgun sequence DNA.
ACGAGACGAATAGAGCCTGCGCAGAGGGTCGTCCAGCAGGAGGCTAGCTCGTCTGTAACGGCTGACTACCAATTGCTTGACGGGCAGATGGCTGCTCTAATGCCATTCCTCAATGAAACGTTACAGATCATCATGGCATCGATCAATCTGGCAGATGCTCAAGAGAGCAAAAGGAACGGTAAACGATCAACACTGCTGACCCTACTGGCTGCGATCTACTTGCCCTTGACGTTGGCGACCGGCATCTTCGGCATGAATATAAAGGAGATCGGGTCAGATAACGCTCCTCGCTACTGGGCAGTTCTAGCGGTTGCTGGCGGGCTGGCGATCCCGTCCGTCTGCTTTTGTATTTGGCTCTTTTACACAAGTGATGAGAAGCCAGACAAAGAGGATGAGGCCGTGGACAGGAGAAATCGCGCAAAAGCCAAGGAGAGAGCGAAGGACGCGGAGGCTAGCGGCAAGAAAAGGGGATTAGGCCTCCAGTGTTTGGGGCGGAACCGCGGAAGGGGTGGGAAGGGCAAGGATCCAGAGAAAGCTGAGGATGATTGACAACAATTGGCACGGCAGGGTAAGGAAAGTGGCCAAAGTGATGGGGCTAATGTTGCGTGATTGAAGATACGGTAGTTGGCCTCCATCCGAAAGCAAAACAGCAATTTGTCAAAAGTCGGCTTTCGAGCTTTAACCTGGAATACTGCGCTCTTTACAGTTGGAAAAGTGGTACTTAGATAGCCGTGTACAAACTCCAAAATACGGGCTCTTATATAGTGTAAGTGAAGGTATATTTCTATCGTTGTTGCATTAAGAATCGTGCGTCCAAAGTTGGAGGGTCGCTTCGAAGCCATATGCCAAaagtttccgttttgctGTCGGGTGCTTGGTTGGATGCCATAGAAAGCATTCCAGCCTGTCAACTAGTCGATTGCAATTACAGCGTCTCTATCTCTACCAAACACAGAACAACACACCTCCATCCCCTCGCAGTACGCCTGGTATTCATAGTACCATACATCGCTCCCAGCCAGCCCTGCCTAAGCCACTCCCAATCATCctgtcttctccttcttctccgctttcttCTTCGAGCCCTTCGGCACCCGAAACAGCCAGTAAAGTGCCACAGCCCCAGCGACATTGACCAAGATGTACACCCAGGTAATCCCCAGATCTCTCCATCGATCCGCTGGATCAATACTAACCAGCTTGAGGAAGTGGTTCGTGGTGTTGAACGAGCAGTACTTGCAATCCGCGTCTGCACTCGGGTTCAAGATATACCCGCCTTTTCCCACGGTCCCATTCGCGCCGGAAATGTACGGGTCCATGTATGTTCCACATGTCGTGccaccgccctcgccgccgtccGGTTGGAATGTGACAAACTCATTGGCCGCGCAGTGGGTGGTCTGGTCCATGAGTCCGGCGGACATCAGCCCACCCGTAATGTACGTAAATGGACTAACCCGATACAGGAACAGCCAAAACTTGGGCATAGTCTTCGGGGAGGCCAGGATGCCGTTGAAGATCAAACAAAGCGAGAACAGTAGGGTCGCGATATTTCCCGACGTTTCCGCGCTGTCCATCCCGGCGATCATTAAGTTTGTGAAGGTGCtcgtgaagaggaagaaggcgagtATCATCAGGAAGAAATAGCCTCCGCGCTCCGCGACGCTGTCGGTTGGGCTGGCGTTGGCGTATAGACCGATGGGATAGTAGTAGCACAGGAAGAACAGTAGGCCTGCGAAAGCGTTCCACGGGAGTTCGATGAGGATGTTGGAGATTAGGAAGACTTGCCAGGAGTAAGTCTTCGAGGGTCGTTCGCGGGCTTCGTACAGGGAGCGTTGGAGGACGAAGTGTGGCATGATTTGCTGAGATACGTTGCTGAAGAGGGTGAATATCATGAAGATGGAAACTGGGAAGTGGTTAGAGGCTATCTTGAGGGATGCGTGGAGGTTCTGCTTACGCATTTGATTCGTCAACCCTTGGTGGGTCAATGGCGCTTTGTAAAAGATAAACCCGATGAACAGACCCGCGAGGGTACAGAGGGAGAGTTTGGCGTAGATGTAAGACGGAGTGCGCCAGTATTGGAGAGCCACGCGGACGAGGACTTCCCGCAACTGCGACCAAAATCCAGCGGCGAAGGCATTGAAGCTTTCATTATCGCTTTCGACCATCGAGGGTTGGCGGACGAGGGCGCCGTTGTCTTTGAGATGGTCCAGTTCACGCTGCGTCGCGGCGTACTCTGGACTGGCACGCCAGACCTGATGCCAGTCAATGTCGGTGCGTGACCCAGGCGCGGCACCAATGACTTCCAGCATCCATTCGGCAGGATTGGCATCAGGTGGGCAGGGATGTCCTCCGTTTCGCTCAAAATAGGTCGAGAGGATCTTTGCGCCGGGGCCGACTTCGCCGAAGTAAACGGTCTTGCCGCCCTTGGCGAGAAACAGGAGGCGGTTGAAGCGCTGGAAGAGCATAGCCGAGGGCTGGTGGATAGTGCACAGGATGGCCTGGCCGGAGTTCTTGAGTTTCTCCATAAGGTCGCAGATAGCCCAACTCGTCTGCGAGTCGAGGCCAGAGGTAGGCTCGTCCAGGAAGAGAAGTAGCTGAGGTTTGGCGGCCAGCTCGACTCCTACGGTCAATCGCTTGCGTTGTTCGACATTTAGGCCTTCGCCTGGCACGCCAACCACGGCGTCGGCATACTCTTGCATGTCCAGGAGTTTAATAACTTCGTCGACAtagtcgagcttctcctgGCGCGATACACTCGCGGGTTGCCGGAGGAGGGCACTAAAGTTAAGAGCTTCGCGCACAGTGCTGGTGGCGAGGTGCAGGTCTTGCTGTTGCACATAACCGGTCTTACGTTGGAAGGAGTTGTCACGTTCGCGGCCGTCGACTAGCATTTCGCCGCTGATAACGCCCATCGTGACACGTGTGGCTAGGACGTCGAGAAGTGTTGTTTTGCCAGCGCCAGAAACGCCCATTAGCGCAGTGAGGGTACCGGGTTTGACCCACCCATCTGTTGAAACTGTCAGCTTGGTACGATACACTGTGGAAAGTCGTTCCCAACATACCAACGTTGTCTAGAATACGACGCTCTTCGCCTTTGATCTTGATATCGTAGCAGACATTCCTCCAACTGAACACCGCAGTCTGACGTAAAATTACATCAGTGGCCTCCACATTGCTCATCTGGCGACACATGACGGAAGACACTCGATTGACCTCCGACATCTCCTCATCTTGAGACTTCTCCTTCAACGCAGCAGGGATACGACCCTTCTGGAAGAGTAAGACTTCACCTTTGGACTTCTTCGCCCGGATGTTCTCGGAGGCAACGAGATAGACGGTCAAAAATCCGACCATGAACGCGAATATGATGCCGATGTTGCGCCACTTATGGGAGCGGTAGTAACTGTAGGCGCTGTTGATGTAGGCCTCGCCTTCGACGTAATCCCGTCCGGCGACGGCACCGACCGCATTGCATACTTGAGACTGCGCGGCGAGGGTTCCATATGAGGGGACCAGATCGTCACTCTTACAGGCGTAGTTGCGTCCACTGAACTCGTTGATCATGAGCGACTCGAATGCGTAGGCTACCGGGTCGATGTAGTTCAGCCAGCGACACTACAAGGTTGGTCAGCGATGAGGCCATAAGTGGAGTCAAGATGAAAAGGACAGTCAGGCGCCGATCTCTCCAGACCTGAGATTCTTAGCGAACCATCATATCACTTACCCAACCAAGCATGTAGTCCACGGGGATCGCGAAACCCTAGCAAAGTTCACAGATTAGCTGATTTGCTTGTGACTGCTTTACGGGCACATAACAACTCACGGTGAAGACTAGTTCAAAGGTTAGCAGTAGCTCGAAATGACAAAGGATCAATGCCGGCCCAAGACCTGGAGCAAGCGGAGAGATCCGTCTCGAACCACGCTGCAGGCCTTGCATCTTCCGAAGTACTTACTGAGTAGCCAGAGCAAGATGAGCGCAGAAGGCGTCATGGCCTGTGAGAGCGTTCGCGAGCATGAGGCGATAGTCCGAAACATCATGCTCATCGTAAGCGTGGTAATGAAGGCCAGGAAGATGAAAAAGAAGAAAGCGCCGGGTTCTCGTCGAAGGTTGACCATAAAGTAGAGTACGGTGTTGAAGATGATGCAATTGCTAATCTTGTAAGGGAGGTCCATGATCATCGATGCCACTGCCTCCGCGGATGGATGGTACAGCGCATAGCGTTCATGCTTCTCAACGATGGGTCGTTGATGGTATAGGGTGAGAATCTCGAGAGAGCTTCCAAACGCGTTCATCATGGTCTGAAGTGTATCGAGTTAGCTAAGGTCCAGACAATGAGGATTTGACGCAGGGTAAGACCTGCTGGCGTCCCGCGGAACAGTCTCGGGAACCTGCAGGCCTTATACACTTTAGTACTTACCCCGAAGAAAATGACGGCGCCACGCTGGTAGAAGGAAGCTGTGGTGAGCTTGAGGTTGTAGAAGAGGGTTCCGACAATGAGAGCGAGGATCGAGTTCATAAAGAGGGAGGTGTAGAGCAGCTCAGGATCGGCGCACAGTCGTCGATATCCACGCCACAGGCAGACTTGGCACTGTTGCAGGTAGGAGATGGTATATGGCGACTTGAACCGGTGTGACTTCGCCTTTTGAGCTTTGCGACTGTCGACGAATTGTTGGTACGCTTCTCCTTTGAATGGGAACCGTCGTTCGTAGTCTTCGATGTCTTGGATGAGTTTTTGGCGAGTCGGACTGGCCTTCCAGGCGGCAGCGAACTCGTCCGGTGAGCGCGGCACTTTGTCTTCCCATCCAGGCTTGACGACACGCTCAACGGCGGATGTCATGGAGGTCAGGAAGTCGGGCGTTGTTTGTCTGTCGGGACACTGAAATCCCAGATCTTCAAAGTACGTCTTGCCCGCGTGAATGTTACCGAAGTAGATTTGTCGGCCCTCGTAGAGCACAATCACTTTGTCGAATTGCTCATATGCAGCTCGCGGGGCTTGATAAATGGCGACCATGGCCGCAGAACCTCCGAGTTCGCACCCAAGGCGGACTGATTTGCAAAACTCGACAGCATTGGCCGAGTCGAGACCTCTGGTGGAGTTGTCCCTGTTGAAGTCAGTCCATGTTCGATGCTAGAGGGTTTAACCCGCATACCATGCTTGGAGAGCGGCTCCACTCAGAGACGCCTCGGCGATAGTGACACGCTTCCGTTCACCCCCACTCACACCTCGGAGGTAGTCATTACCGACTCTGGTGTTGATCGTGTGGGATATGCCGTACATGGCCATCACAACATCGCGCATATGCTCAGCATATACATTGCGCTCGACATCGCCAGGAATGAATCGTGGAGTGCGAGCGCGAGCAGCAAAGGTGAGAGTCTCGCCCACGGTCAATTGAGGGAAGTGGATGTCGACTTCGGCGGTGTATATTGCCTCGCCTCGGAACACGCTGTGCATTTCCCCCGCCGGTATGCCTTGGAAGTTCATATAGCTGTTTTTGTCGACTTGGAATCCATGGGTCTCGCCCGTCAATGTTTTGAGGAAGGTGGAGCAGCCTGAACCTGGTGGGCCGAGGACCACGAGCATCTCTCCAGATTCAAGCAGTCCTTCGAAGTCTTGCAGAATGTCGATGCGGCGAGACTTTTCCATTCCAAACAATTTCTTCACGATGCTGATTGAGTCCAGCCAGATGTTGCCGACATCCTTCTGGTAGTCCGTGGCCAAACCGAATCCATGAGCGCTGAGGTTGCGGAATGCCACACCGCCTGTGCGCATGGGAGTTCTGCCATCCTGCTTGGAGAACTTCAGCATGCTCTTGACCCATGTCCTGGCTTTGAAGTTGGGTGAGAGCGGGTCGAGCTCGGTGCCCTTGGCAGCTTCGAGGGGATTCGAAGGAATCTCATTCCAACCTGAGATCTCGCTGAATCTTCTTGCAAGGCAGTTGACTTCTTTGTTCCGCTCGTTGATGGAGGTGCTGCTGGGAGACGAGACATCACCGGGAGATTCATTCTTTTCCTTCATCAAAGTATCGTTGGATGGGCTGTGACGATTCGATTTCTCATCGCCAAAGTCGTCGATCTTGCTTTCGGAGGCCATTCTTGCTGTCATCCGATCGCTGCAGTGGTTAGTTTTATTCTGAGTCGGTCAAGTCCATGTCAAGCGTTTGGAGAAGTAAAGTCAAGTAGTGACTTCGCAGAAGATGAGGAAACAGATATAAAGGAAACATTGCCATGGGCGTCCCTTCGTAAAACGGACGCGGATGGTCCGTATGTTGCCATTGTCCGCTCGTATGGTATCCGAGGAGCTTCGTCGTTGCATAAGGTCGGTTATCGGTTGTGAGCATATCCGTTCCTATGCAATTTACCAGGGTGACCTCGTTAGATCTTTCGGCAAAGGTTTGACAGGCGTTCGTGTTTCCACGAGGTGGCCAGCCGTACCCTCTGGCGATAGATTACTACAGCGTTCCAAGCTTAATGAATGAATTAATGCGATCATTTTTCTTTCAGCGGCTGGAAAGCCACGTGGGTAAAGATCAGTATTCCGCGTCGTGTGACATACGAATGACCCTAGTCGTTGAAGGTTTTCCAAAGCACTGTCCATCAGCTGTACGGACTCGGACCATTCGGCTTCTCCGCTTCCGCTTTGTATCCTTGCAGGCATGCAGGTGATGACATATGCTAATGCAAGCTTGCTGGAAGATCTCTCGGAATCATTTCAATGCGGCGGAGACCACGGAATGGGTTATGGCTATAACGGAATGACGCAAGTGCAGGCATCGCATCTGTCCGTCCGTCAATCTCGTTCAGTTCTATCGGTCAATCAACTTCCCACGGAGCTTGTGTGTGAGGCTCAGAACCATATCGACTAAACTCCTGCCGCGAGCATGGAGAATTGCAAGACCGCGATGCGTCTGCTTCTGCCGCAAGCAATCCGCTTATGATCTTGAGCATGAATCGAGCTCTCCTGCAAGCAGCTCGTTTCTGATCTTGAGCTTTTCGCAATGGCCGAAACCAATGGCAATGCAAGGTCCACGATATCGACCCGGGGCTCCATCATTAACGCATATCTTCGTACGTGCCGAAGCGTATTGTGAATACACAAGCCTATCCATTGGCTTCAATTCGTCCATTAGGACCGGCGGCGGCCGCTATCAGGTCCGCCCATGCGTACGCCGCGTGGCACAGTACTTGGCTCGTTTGGACGTCGAATTCGCTTCGCGGATGTTGAGGATCCTTGGAGAAGCAGAGAGCCCGTCCTGCGCGTGGTGACCTTGGCATCTGGCAGAGACGCCGGGAAAAATGCGCCAGGCCGAGGAAACCCGGCCTACCGCGTATACTTGATATGGTCGAACCCGCAAGAGAAGACGATGGTCGACCTGAAGTCCAGGAGCGCAAGAGCACTTGCCGTGGTTGATCTTCCCGCTCATGACTATGATCGTCAGATAGTCGCCAACTTGCGCGATCAACGCGCGATCAATGTCCTCTTCCAGCAGCTTAGCCGTGAACGAACCTCCCGTGAGCCGCTCGGCATGGTGCATATTCCACTCAGAAGCCCGTCGTTTCACCGTGGAACGTGTCTCATGCGGAAGACCTAGACAGACAACATGACGTGGAAGAGCAACAGGTCATACTTGTGCCCTCCATCATCACCTGACCTTCCAAACAGAAGATATAAGGTCCTTCGCACCTCCCTTCCGCAGTAACTACCTGTTCTCAACACCGAGAATCCACCAGCCACGACCAACACCAAGCAACAACCTACACCAGCGCTGCTTCATCCGGCGAGGACAATAACAACATCCACCTACGGAACACAACAACCACCACTCAGCCAACACAAACAAGATGAAGATCTCCACAATCCTGGCTTCGGCCCTCTTCGCTCTCTGCGCTTCCGCCCAACAATACAAGTGGAGGGACGGCTGCTTCGAGACCTGCACTAGTTACCCGGGTTCTCAGGAATGCATAAGTGTGCGTATTGTGTCCATCTTGCAATCGTGGCAGCAGAGCTGACTCTTTGCACAGTGCGGCCCGCCGCCCGCGAAAATGCGATTCCGTCGCGGCAGCAACATGCTGGGGTGAAGGTCTAGCTGTGACCTTCGATCACAAGTCGGAAGGATTGAAAAAAGGACTTCAACGTTGTATGGTTTTTCCGGACTTCTGGTCTCGCTCTGTTGTTTTGTGCCGCAGGAAGGACTTCAAGGTCGTATTGGGTTTTGCTGACTCCTGGTCTTTGTTTGAATTTTGTGCTGGAGGGAGGGACTTCAACTTCAGGTCGCATCAATGTCCGCGGACTACTGGTCTCGCTCTGTCATCTTGTGCCGGAAAGGAGGGCTTCAACATCGTGCTGGCTTCGCGCACTCCAGTTCTCGTTCTATTGTTTTGTACTTCAGGTTAATCTCTCTCCATCAAATCTGTGACATTGTGCATCAGTCCACGCCGAGTGTTCCTTGCTGTCGCCATGAGGTTTCATTGTCTCTGGTGAGAGGTCCGCTTGCGGCACATGCAAGGACGCGAGAGCATAGGATCAAAGCCAGGCAGGTGTGAGATAGATGGAGGTTGATCGAGCATGCAGAGTGAATCTCCACCTTCATATCGATGTCATATGAAGATGTAACGTTGTTGGTAATCAACTGAGGAGGCGACTTCTTCCACCCCACACCACTTGCCAGCGCTCCACATCACGAGGCCGGACTTCATTCGTCATCTGTCCAACCTCCTCCATTCCCTAACAACCGACATCTCGCTATTCCACGCCTACGACCACCAGTCCACCGATCGCCTCGACCGTGCCAGTAATATCATATCACAAATCCGAAAATCGCATGAGCGAAACCGACAACATGTCGCAATCCGGCGACAACTCTCCGCAACAACAATACAGCGATCCAGCCTGGGACATGCAGCACCAGTCACACGAGCAgaccgacgaagacgaccaaACGATATACGGTCCACCCGCACACATCGCCGCTCGCTTTTACCGCAATCAGCTCAATCGTCGCAAATCGTCCGCCGCCTCATCGAGGCGCAACTCGCTATCCTCCGCTCACTCTCACACTTCCAGCCGATCGCAGCGTCGCAGTTCCGCAGGATGTCAAAGCACATATGTCGCTCAGCACCTTCGCCGAGCTTCAATCATTGAGTCCCGCAAGGCTCGTCTGGCGGATCGAGCGGCGCATGCAGAGCAGGTGCGATTGCGTGCCGCGCTGGTGAAAGCGACACCTCGAGGCAGCACTTCAAATACTGAGGAGCGCGCGCTCGCTGCTCAGGTCGCGAAAGAGAAGTATCTTGCGAAAGTCGCGGCGACATGTGCGGAGGAAGTGGCGCGGGCGAAGAGGATCGCGGAGGAAGTGAAGGAGCGCAagcaggcggaggaggcgcgAGTTCGTCTGGAGATGGAAGAGCGGCATGCGGAGGCTGAGAAGAGACGGGCGGAATATCAGCGCAACCTACAGGCGAGGAGAGCACGAAGGGCGGATAGtgcggagaagaagctggcTATTTTGGAAGAGGTGTTGGACGTAGAAGAGGAGGTTGTATTGGACGAGAAACCGGAGGATCCCGCGTTTGCGCAAGACGCTGCTGCTAGGCGCGTGCAGAAGGCTTGGAGGCTGTATCAGCGTAAGCTGCCAGTACTGGCGTTCAGGAAGTTGGATATAACGGCACAGCGAGCCTTGACCACGAGCTTTGAAGACCTGACGGCACTTGTGGCAGATGCTGAAGTGATCTCGAACACTACGGCTGTCCTTACACACATCGGATTACAAGATACCCACGACAGCAATGCTGCACTCAACACAAGGACATTTCTTAGCGCCTACCTCATTGTGGGCCACCCAGTTGCGGTACTCATGAACAAGAATGGCGCACAGGAGCAGGACCTCATCAGCAAGGCATCGGAGCTCGTCAGCCTCTTCGAGTCCTCCATCTCACGTCTGGACAACTGGAACAATTTCACACCCAATCCGATGCAGCTCGAGACTCTTTCGCAGTCTTACACTGCTTATACCTCAGCTTTCGCAGCATGGCGACTTCAAGACTCGAGCGTATTGATCGAAGGTATGGTCGCATCCTTCGTCGAACTTGATGCGATCTGGCAGACGGTGAAAGATGACGATCGTGGTGAGGTGGCCGGCGAGTACAAGCAGGGCATCCGTGACAACCAGGTCATGCTTTTGAGCAGAATCAGGAAGCTGGCCGGACCAGATCGTGCCGACTTCCTCATCAAGAAGGCGATTCGTGAAAGTCGGCGTAGACGCCCTAAGAGGCGTCCCGCGGCGGAGATTCGGCCGAGAGGTGTTGAAGTCATCGCGCCGGAAGCTGGTCCGTCTGTCGAGGCGGCtgtcgaggaggcgggccTTCCGATGACACCCATTGGCTCGGGCGAGATCACCAAACTGTTCACTGCTATGCCGAGCAACCGCATCTTGACCCACGAGCTCGCGATCAATAAGGATTACAAGTTGGAAGATCGCAATAGTGAGGTTCGCGACCACTTGTATCGCAGCATTTGCGAGAGCATGAAGGCGGGTTTCGAAGCTGGGAACGGAGCACTCTGGACAGTTTCCACTGCCGAGAATGTTCGCGATAAGCTGCTACGCATGCTCAAGCCCGGCAACAGCATGTACAAGATGATCTCGGAAGCGCTGGATCTGGACAACATTCACCGGCAGTGCCAGCAAGGTGTCTTTTCGTATAACGGGTTCTTTAACTTCATGGCAAATGTCTTGCCCAAGCTCTGCGCGCCCTTCAGGGATCAAGAAGTCAAGACGTGGACAGAGGAGCTCCGCAATGATGAGAGTGGAGATGAACTAGGCGCCATGATCGAGAAGTTGTTTAAGCTCCTCCGCATGGTCGACGTGCTCAGTCTAGACTACAGCAACTTCATGATCATGAACGCCGCACCCACTCTTATTCAAGAATCCGCCGGCTACGAACAACGCATGTTCGCTCGCGACCTCGAAGCGGGCGTCATTTCCCTCGACCAAACTCAGCGCTGGTGGCATCAAGCCCGGTCAGCTCTCACCTCTGAAGCCGACCGCCGCGACCCCGAGGGCGTCCGGCACCCCTCCGATCGCCCTTCTCCTAACAAAATCTACACGCACGCCCTCATCGAAACAGCCATCAGCCAAAGCGAGCTCGATGCCATCCCGTTCCCGGAGACTCTCACACTCGACGTCGACCGTCTGCGGAAA
It encodes the following:
- the MgAtr2 gene encoding ATP-binding cassette multidrug transporter (ABC-G family, PDR type, TC3 A.1.205. Involved in pleiotropic drug resistance and azole sensitivity), whose amino-acid sequence is MTARMASESKIDDFGDEKSNRHSPSNDTLMKEKNESPGDVSSPSSTSINERNKEVNCLARRFSEISGWNEIPSNPLEAAKGTELDPLSPNFKARTWVKSMLKFSKQDGRTPMRTGGVAFRNLSAHGFGLATDYQKDVGNIWLDSISIVKKLFGMEKSRRIDILQDFEGLLESGEMLVVLGPPGSGCSTFLKTLTGETHGFQVDKNSYMNFQGIPAGEMHSVFRGEAIYTAEVDIHFPQLTVGETLTFAARARTPRFIPGDVERNVYAEHMRDVVMAMYGISHTINTRVGNDYLRGVSGGERKRVTIAEASLSGAALQAWDNSTRGLDSANAVEFCKSVRLGCELGGSAAMVAIYQAPRAAYEQFDKVIVLYEGRQIYFGNIHAGKTYFEDLGFQCPDRQTTPDFLTSMTSAVERVVKPGWEDKVPRSPDEFAAAWKASPTRQKLIQDIEDYERRFPFKGEAYQQFVDSRKAQKAKSHRFKSPYTISYLQQCQVCLWRGYRRLCADPELLYTSLFMNSILALIVGTLFYNLKLTTASFYQRGAVIFFGTMMNAFGSSLEILTLYHQRPIVEKHERYALYHPSAEAVASMIMDLPYKISNCIIFNTVLYFMVNLRREPGAFFFFIFLAFITTLTMSMMFRTIASCSRTLSQAMTPSALILLWLLIFTGFAIPVDYMLGWCRWLNYIDPVAYAFESLMINEFSGRNYACKSDDLVPSYGTLAAQSQVCNAVGAVAGRDYVEGEAYINSAYSYYRSHKWRNIGIIFAFMVGFLTVYLVASENIRAKKSKGEVLLFQKGRIPAALKEKSQDEEMSEVNRVSSVMCRQMSNVEATDVILRQTAVFSWRNVCYDIKIKGEERRILDNVDGWVKPGTLTALMGVSGAGKTTLLDVLATRVTMGVISGEMLVDGRERDNSFQRKTGYVQQQDLHLATSTVREALNFSALLRQPASVSRQEKLDYVDEVIKLLDMQEYADAVVGVPGEGLNVEQRKRLTVGVELAAKPQLLLFLDEPTSGLDSQTSWAICDLMEKLKNSGQAILCTIHQPSAMLFQRFNRLLFLAKGGKTVYFGEVGPGAKILSTYFERNGGHPCPPDANPAEWMLEVIGAAPGSRTDIDWHQVWRASPEYAATQRELDHLKDNGALVRQPSMVESDNESFNAFAAGFWSQLREVLVRVALQYWRTPSYIYAKLSLCTLAGLFIGFIFYKAPLTHQGLTNQMLSIFMIFTLFSNVSQQIMPHFVLQRSLYEARERPSKTYSWQVFLISNILIELPWNAFAGLLFFLCYYYPIGLYANASPTDSVAERGGYFFLMILAFFLFTSTFTNLMIAGMDSAETSGNIATLLFSLCLIFNGILASPKTMPKFWLFLYRVSPFTYITGGLMSAGLMDQTTHCAANEFVTFQPDGGEGGGTTCGTYMDPYISGANGTVGKGGYILNPSADADCKYCSFNTTNHFLKLVSIDPADRWRDLGITWVYILVNVAGAVALYWLFRVPKGSKKKAEKKEKTG